Proteins co-encoded in one Podospora pseudoanserina strain CBS 124.78 chromosome 7 map unlocalized CBS124.78p_7, whole genome shotgun sequence genomic window:
- the CCS1 gene encoding copper chaperone (EggNog:ENOG503NZHY; COG:P), whose protein sequence is MPPIPKFSFTKPIAYSLSGIALLASAGAYTYRRQLLHLQQQQQQRSQSPIFPGNKSPNSPIVSAATASSLKMAVTTPFQTLFAVPMHCESCAKDISQALFKVSGITKVEPDVKEQLVTIEGTAPPSAIVDAIQATGRDAILRGSGASNSAAVSILETYYRRSVQEAAASASASKPAGSWINQRLVRGLARMVQVSPTETVVDLTIRGLSPGKYRATIRAYGNLQDGVTSAGPIWSGTTTTTTADSETKPTTPRGILGTVEIGSDGRGTVFLNHPFQVWEVIGHALVISPNDESDEGKPLTNDENTVVGIIARSAGVWDNDKTVCSCTGKTLWEERKDEVSKGML, encoded by the exons atGCCTCCTATCCCCAAATTCAGCTTCACAAAACCCATTGCATACAGTCTCAGTGGCATCGCCCTCTTAGCATCTGCAGGCGCATACACATATCGACGGCAGCTTCTCCATctgcaacaacagcaacagcagcgatCCCAGTCGCCAATATTCCCAGGAAATAAAAGTCCCAACTCACCAATAGTCTCAGCGGCAACCGCATCTTCTTTAAAAATGGCCGTTACAACCCCTTTTCAG ACTCTCTTCGCAGTGCCCATGCATTGTGAAAGTTGCGCCAAAGACATTTCGCAAGCCTTGTTCAAAGTATCCGGCATCACAAAGGTTGAACCAGACGTCAAGGAGCAGCTGGTGACAATTGAAGGAACCG caccaccatcagccatCGTCGATGCCATTCAAGCCACCGGACGTGATGCCATCCTCCGCGGTTCAGGAGCTTCAAACA GCGCGGCAGTAAGCATCCTAGAAACCTACTACCGCCGCTCCGTCCAAgaagccgccgcctccgcctcagCCAGTAAGCCAGCCGGCAGCTGGATCAACCAACGCCTCGTCCGCGGCCTCGCCAGGATGGTCCAAGTAAGCCCCACAGAAACAGTCGTCGACCTCACCATCCGCGGCCTCTCACCAGGAAAATACCGGGCCACCATCCGCGCCTACGGAAACCTCCAGGACGGGGTCACCTCTGCGGGCCCCATCTGGAGCgggaccaccaccacaacaactgCTGACAGCGAAacaaaacccaccacccctcgtGGAATCCTGGGTACGGTAGAGATAGGATCAGACGGACGGGGAAccgtcttcctcaaccaccccttccaggTGTGGGAGGTCATCGGCCACGCTCTGGTTATCTCACCCAATGACGAGAGCGACGAGGGGAAGCCCCTGACCAATGATGAGAACACCGTGGTTGGGATCATCGCGAGGAGTGCCGGGGTTTGGGATAATGATAAGACTGTTTGCTCCTGCACGGGGAAGACCTTGTGGGAGGAAAGGAAGGATGAGGTATCAAAAGGGATGCTGTGA
- the MRPL23 gene encoding 54S ribosomal protein L23, mitochondrial (BUSCO:EOG092654LJ; COG:J; EggNog:ENOG503P1Y2), which translates to MSQTIGSTRLAYSRVWHHISASAPHPTLSTVKSPPEAVTPPSLGRLASRIAMILMGKHKPIWDPSTDCGDYVVVTNCAALYTTGHKKWRKTYYRHNTRPGSLRTITMDVLMDKFGGAEVLRKAVSGMLPKNRLRDKRLARLKAFEGDAHPYKENIIRFGGKKVGQTGWEDIVKAVREGDKATIPS; encoded by the exons ATGTCTCAAACTATAGGCTCT ACCCGCCTTGCCTACTCAAGAGTATGGCACCACATCTCCGCCTCggccccccacccaaccctctcaaccGTCAAGTCCCCCCCGGAAGCCGTCACCCCCCCCTCGCTCGGCCGTCTCGCCTCCCGTATCGCCATGATCCTCATGGGCAAGCACAAGCCCATATGGGACCCCTCCACCGACTGCGGCGACTATGTCGTCGTCACCAACTGCGCGGCGCTGTACACCACCGGTCACAAGAAGTGGAGGAAGACATACTACCGCCACAACACCAGACCGGGTTCGCTGAGGACGATTACGATGGATGTGCTTATGGATAAGTTTGGCGGTGCcgaggtgttgaggaaggcggttAGTGGCATGCTGCCCAAGAACAGGTTGAGGGACAAGAGGctggcgaggttgaaggcTTTCGAGGGGGATGCCCATCCGTATAAGGAGAATATTATCaggtttggggggaagaaggttggCCAGACTGGGTGGGAGGATATTGTGAAGGCGGTTAGAGAGGGTGATAAGGCTACGATCCCGTCATGA
- a CDS encoding uncharacterized protein (EggNog:ENOG503NWXW; COG:Q), with product MARLAAARYGKDNVRVYKVHKDEATGTQSVTEMTVCCLLEGQIETSYTEADNSVVVATDSIKNTIYIKAKEHPVNPPELYAAHLGQHFLDKYPHINAANIKVIVHRWTRINIDGKPHPHSFYRDGNETRNVEARVTREAGIELKSAIQGLSVLKSTGSAFHGFVRDEYTTLGETWDRILSTDVDATWNWKTFATVADVEKGVERFDQAFEAARNITLKTFAEDESASVQNTMYKMCEEILEKAAEVEVVGYSLPNKHYFEIDLSWHKGYKNTGKDAEVYAPQSGPNGLIKCEVARS from the exons ATGGctcgtcttgctgctgctcgctATGGAAAGGACAATGTCCGTGTCTACAAGGTGCACAAGGATGAGGCTACCGGCACTCAGTCCGTCACTGAGATGACCGTCTGCTGCCTTCTCGAGGGCCAGATTGAGACTTC TTACACCGAGGCCGACAACAGCGTTGTTGTGGCTACCGATTCAATCAAGAACACCATTTacatcaaggccaaggagcaCCCCGTCAACCCCCCTGAGCTTTACGCCGCCCACCTCGGCCAGCACTTCCTCGACAAGTACCCCCACATCAAcgccgccaacatcaaggTGATCGTTCACAGATGGACTCGCATCAACATCGACGGCAAGCCCCACCCCCACAGCTTCTACCGCGACGGCAACGAGACCCGCAACGTGGAAGCTCGCGTCACCCGCGAGGCTGGCATTGAGCTCAAGTCCGCCATCCAGGGTCTCTCCGTCCTTAAGTCCACCGGCTCTGCCTTCCACGGCTTCGTCAGGGACGAgtacaccaccctcggcgAGACTTGGGACCGTATCCTGTCTACCGACGTTGATGCCACCTGGAACTGGAAGACCTTTGCCACAGTCGCCGACGTGGAGAAGGGCGTTGAGAGGTTCGACCAGGCTTTCGAGGCGGCCCgcaacatcaccctcaagACGTTCGCCGAGGACGAGTCCGCCTCGGTCCAGAACACCATGTACAAGATGTGCGAGGAGAtcttggagaaggcggccgaggtggaggttgttggctaCTCTTTGCCCAACAAGCACTACTTTGAGattg ACCTCAGCTGGCACAAGGGCTACAAGAACACCGGCAAGGACGCCGAGGTGTACGCTCCCCAGTCTGGCCCCAACGGCCTCATCAAGTGCGAGGTCGCTCGCTCCTAA
- a CDS encoding uncharacterized protein (EggNog:ENOG503NW2M; BUSCO:EOG09260FPA; COG:D), translated as MAGPSTMLSASAKPTQKSYVSQQQSPLRQQQGQQQGQQQQQTQQQHQQQQVGSYASTISNPRPSLDRGDGLQPPGANAGRNLSASAVTFASRGGSLNPSPMPGSFSSELRSQLNLSRAGSRADMFALEKLDEDDNRTQERNIAYLRDALSRELKIKEGSENMLEALNSKKAKQTKEQRQRVEAELLSSSKRIKDLRQRITDAQQRTKAGPTTPTRSRIDVTIAAGSGLRSPPSLSRSGAGSDIDEPTESPTFALAETLQALEVAGMTPDYYVSRANSLVDLFRRHPTLKYDLVWSVFGLRMQALLMSESREVVAAGYRMTRYAISDITSLQNIRTLNTDYLVTWSLAKDRKSDVEREQALKFVRAFLDVKDGVREISRAVVRAIAAVAEEPEERLRPICLETLAEILVRDPRLLIASGGLAPLHEALADGSYKASESLTAAFLYLLDAPERRQYLRPGNELEVLFTAFTDELSSNERILKQSAKAISSALKSWSGLMSLSMYNFRAIRSMINSMVAQKGSIRETIMDLIFSLLRIKSPAWATSFLAGRRLTTYGRVTNLKTTTTTTTTKAAYGEYEDDGGEQNFVEHYTALLLAIFIKSGVVPGLLKMTQDNENPTLKRKSTLLLGEVLKLASHLLPRSWSSEIQLLPELFITAARLGDENRFTASGVIFQISSVSRTLYRSSPSSFLPSPSNNIDLSILDEHPKSNTAAVNCDDATFRVLLLDSVVLNSSNYNKWNWDVILKLIEGPLVNGKRLEEAVKASKFLKRIMSFYRPFKYRFSALKSSRSTQKYVRVGCALMHTLLQSPEGVRYLTDNKLLRQIAECLAQCDPTSGLTAQDPMFSRDGLTDTLSGGYFPMLGVLSGDPKGIQMLDRWRIFNMLYRIVDLKQRPDIIKLMISNFDYSIQGHSRIILSKSLTAGTKDIRIHATNALRKYATRPRLDSQGHEPVDSKWAIQLLVTQLYDPEVEVCQTAVKILEKACNTQNHLKYIVECRPALDHLGEIGAPLLLRFLSTSIGYHYLDGLDYISNEMDDWFLGRNDSYVGVIEASLARSFMDHQDDHTNRISVFDDEQEMEADSHVPPHFYRELTRTQEGCRLLSDKGHFNEFVTTIREHGMQSDDPEMMVKVKGCLWAVGNVGSMELGAPFLESCDVVEQIINIAQNHEVMSLRGTAFFVLGLISRSIHGLEILSENGWDSNTNILGQSLGFCVPTELDRLFSLKPWKHIPVTNIQLPDAQKTERDKLPSVPSRPRSLSLIKAIQAEADAQEDTPTGSVPEEIQRVELDPDPVNQRILELMIDMANMVLYRRARAELMHIKQQTQVRHQQAQAQTQPQTPTRNNQKRVLGSGASSFSQPHLFRRVMGLLESHHYRLQDRAMIVGLFERSVFRAIVYGDEDSQEEGGSSESESDSDFGDANQAGVGQRRQGFVMQRDQQHLQQQQERNKEEGSSGEESSDEEEDESDDDDAYSGSEGDEQRTERLRSVSDPAGGSTTRRHGTGRGRGGTQGAF; from the exons ATGGCCGGGCCATCCACCATGCTGAGCGCCTCGGCGAAGCCCACGCAAAAGTCCTATGTATCGCAGCAACAGTCGCCGTTacgccagcagcaaggacAACAGCaaggacagcagcagcagcagacacaacagcaacaccagcaacagcaagtGGGCAGCTATGCATCCACTATTTCAAACCCTCGACCTAGCCTCGACCGCGGCGATGGACTGCAACCTCCAGGCGCCAACGCTGGCAGGAATCTCTCGGCCTCTGCCGTTACCTTTGCGTCCAGGGGTGGCTCGTTGAACCCGTCACCCATGCCGGGGAGCTTCAGCTCTGAGCTCCGGAGCCAGCTTAATCTTTCCCGCGCCGGTTCGCGAGCCGACATGTTTGCGCTGGAGAAACTGGATGAGGACGATAACCGGACACAAGAGCGCAACATTGCCTACCTTCGAGATGCCCTGAGCCGAGAGTTGAAGATAAAGGAAGGGAGCGAGAATATGCTGGAGGCACTGAACAGCAAAAAGGCAAAACAAACGAAGGAGCAGCGTCAGAGGGTCGAAGCCGAGCTTCTTTCGTCAAGTAAACGGATCAAGGATTTGCGACAGAGGATCACGGATGCTCAACAAAGGACAAAAGCGggaccaacaacacctacGAGGTCCAGGATCGATGTCACGATAGCGGCTGGAAGTGGTTTGCGGTCACCGCCTAGTCTTTCCAGGAGCGGGGCTGGATCTGACATTGATGAGCCGACCGAGTCTCCAACATTTGCGCTTGCCGAAACTCTGCAAGCCCTTGAGGTGGCCGGCATGACGCCAGATTACTATGTCTCCAGAGCTAATAGTCTCGTTGACTTGTTCAGGAGGCATCCAACCCTCAAGTATGATCTGGTCTGGTCTGTGTTCGGGCTTCGAATGCAAGCGCTCCTCATGAGTGAAAGTCGCgaggtggttgctgctggttaCCGGATGACTCGATACGCCATCTCTGATATTACTTCACTCCAGAATATCCGTACCCTTAACACGGATTACCTAGTCACATG GTCTTTGGCAAAAGACCGAAAGTCTGATGTTGAACGAGAGCAGGCACTCAAGTTTGTTCGCGCTTTTCTTGATGTCAAGGATGGTGTGAGGGAAATCTCACGGGCCGTAGTCAGGGCCATTGCTGCCGTGGCAGAGGAGCCAGAAGAAAGGCTACGGCCGATTTGTCTGGAGACGCTGGCGGAAATTCTGGTTCGCGACCCTCGTCTCCTCATAGCCTCGGGGGGGCTGGCCCCGTTACACGAAGCTCTTGCGGACGGGTCATACAAAGCCTCAGAAAGTTTGACCGCAGCGTTTCTTTACCTCCTCGATGCGCCAGAGCGGCGTCAATATCTCCGCCCCGGGAATGAGTTGGAGGTTCTTTTCACGGCATTTACAGACGAGCTGTCATCCAATGAGCGCATTCTCAAGCAAAGCGCCAAAGCTATTTCGTCAGCCCTCAAATCATGGTCTGGTTTAATGAGCCTGTCCATGTACAACTTCCGTGCGATCAGGTCCATGATCAACAGCATGGTCGCACAAAAAGGATCTATCAGAGAGACCATCATGGATCTGATATTTTCCCTGTTGCGAATCAAATCCCCAGCGTGGGCAACTTCGTTTCTTGCCGGAAGACGACTCACCACCTATGGCCGGGTCACAAACctcaaaacaaccaccaccaccaccaccaccaaagccgccTATGGTGAATACGAAGACGACGGGGGCGAGCAAAATTTCGTCGAACACTATACGGCACTGTTGCTTGCCATATTTATCAAGTCCGGAGTGGTGCCAGGCCTTCTGAAAATGACACAAGACAACGAAAACCCAACTCTAAAACGAAAATCAACGTTACTTCTAGGGGAAGTTTTGAAGTTGGCAAGTCACCTGCTTCCACGCTCGTGGAGCAGTGAGATACAGCTGCTTCCTGAATTGTTTATCACCGCTGCCCGGCTGGGAGACGAGAATCGATTCACGGCCTCTGGAGTCATCTTTCAGATCAGCAGCGTGAGCAGAACGTTGTACagatcctctccctcgtccttcctcccttctccaAGCAACAATATCGATCTCAGCATCTTAGATGAGCACCCCAAAAGCAATACGGCAGCGGTCAACTGTGACGATGCCACGTTCAGAGTGCTTCTCCTTGATTCGGTGGTGCTGAATAGTTCTAACTACAATAAGTGGAATTGGGATGTAATACTTAAGCTGATTGAGGGACCGCTGGTGAATGGAAAGAGGCTTGAAGAGGCCGTGAAAGCATCCAAATTCTTGAAACGAATCATGAGCTTTTATCGTCCCTTCAAGTACAGGTTCTCTGCCCTCAAGAGCTCGCGAAGCACGCAAAAGTATGTGCGGGTTGGCTGTGCGCTGATGCATACTCTGCTGCAGAGCCCCGAAGGCGTGAGGTATCTGACAGATAACAAACTGTTGCGGCAGATTGCCGAGTGCCTGGCGCAGTGCGACCCAACGAGTGGATTAACAGCTCAGGATCCCATGTTCTCCCGGGACGGCCTCACAGATACGTTGAGTGGCGGATACTTCCCTATGCTTGGTGTTCTGAGCGGGGACCCCAAGGGCATTCAGATGTTAGACCGGTGGCGCATCTTCAACATGCTTTACCGAATCGTCGATCTCAAGCAGCGGccagacatcatcaagctCATGATCTCCAACTTTGACTATTCAATTCAGGGTCATTCTCGGATTATTTTGTCCAAGTCCTTGACAGCAGGAACCAAGGACATCAGAATTCATGCTACGAATGCGCTGCGGAAGTACGCAACACGTCCGCGGTTGGACTCCCAAGGCCATGAGCCTGTTGACTCGAAATGGGCCATCCAACTTTTGGTCACTCAGCTTTATGACCCAGAAGTGGAGGTCTGCCAAACGGCGGTCAAAATTCTCGAAAAGGCGTGCAATACTCAAAACCACTTGAAATACATTGTCGAGTGTCGGCCGGCACTAGATCACTTGGGTGAGATAGgtgctcccctcctcttaCGCTTCCTATCGACCTCGATTGGGTACCACTACCTCGATGGGTTGGACTACATTAGCAACGAGATGGATGATTGGTTCCTCGGGCGAAACGACTCCTATGTCGGTGTCATTGAAGCCAGTCTAGCGCGATCCTTCATGGACCATCAGGACGACCACACCAACCGAATAAGcgtctttgatgatgagcaggagatggaggcCGACAGCCACGTTCCGCCACACTTCTACCGTGAGCTTACCCGCAcccaagaaggctgccggCTTCTTAGCGACAAGGGTCACTTTAACGAGTTTGTCACCACGATTCGCGAGCATGGCATGCAATCCGACGACCCAGAAATGATGGTCAAGGTCAAAGGTTGTCTTTGGGCGGTAGGTAACGTCGGATCAATGGAGCTCGGCGCCCCGTTCCTGGAGTCTTGCGATGTTGTGGAGCAGATCATCAACATTGCTCAAAATCACGAAGTCATGAGTCTCCGCGGCACAGCTTTTTTTGTCCTTGGACTCATATCACGTTCCATTCATGGACTGGAGATCTTGTCGGAAAATGGGTGGGACTCCAACACAAACATTTTGGGGCAGTCTCTCGGCTTCTGCGTCCCTACCGAGTTGGACCGGCTGTTTTCTCTCAAGCCTTGGAAGCACATACCGGTTACCAACATTCAACTACCTGATGCCCAAAAGACAGAAAGAGACAAACTGCCATCTGTCCCGTCCCGCCCGAGGTCGCTGAGTCTTATCAAGGCTATCCAAGCAGAGGCAGATGCCCAGGAAGACACGCCAACAGGGTCGGTGCCGGAGGAGATCCAGCGCGTTGAGCTAGATCCGGACCCGGTAAACCAGAGGATTCTGGAGCTGATGATTGACATGGCGAACATGGTGCTGTACCGGAGGGCGAGGGCAGAGTTGATGCACATCAAGCAGCAGACACAAGTGAGGCATCAGCAAGCTCAGGCACAAACGCAGCCGCAGACACCAACGCGGAACAATCAGAAAAGAGTTCTTGGGAGTGGGGCCTCGTCGTTTTCACAGCCACACTTGTTTAGAAGGGTCATGGGCTTATTGGAGTCCCATCACTACCGCTTGCAGGATAGAGCGATGATTGTAGGGTTATTTGAACGGAGCGTGTTTAGGGCGATAGTATATGGGGATGAAGACAGtcaggaagaggggggaagcaGTGAGAGTGAAAGTGATTCTGACTTTGGAGACGCAAACCAGGCGGGCGTGGGTCAGAGAAGGCAGGGGTTTGTTATGCAGCGGGATCAGCAACACctacagcagcagcaggagcggaataaagaggaggggagcagtggggaggagagtagtgatgaagaggaggatgagagtgacgacgatgatgctTATAGTGGAAGTGAGGGAGATGAACAGAGGACGGAACGGCTGAGGAGTGTGAGCGATCCCGCGGGAGGCAGCACTACCAGGAGACATGgaacggggagggggagaggtggcaCTCAGGGGGCGTTCTGA
- the THI20 gene encoding trifunctional hydroxymethylpyrimidine kinase/phosphomethylpyrimidine kinase/thiaminase (EggNog:ENOG503NYCI; COG:H; COG:K) has translation MPPGRILVIAGSDSSGGAGLEADQKVIAAHGCYAMTATTALTAQNTLGVHDIHHVPAEFLRKQIDAVVTDVGVDVVKTGMLASAGIIEAVAEVIREYKLKTVVVDPVMVATTGSPLLPNTSLSLLREKLVPLATVLTPNLPEARLLLADAGFGHLPVEKVSDLEGIARTVGSLGPKWVLIKGGHCPFNGEGMIAAEEGKREKVVDVLWGRDEKGGEVLRRVETPYWESKHTHGTGCSLASAIACNLAKRMDMPQAVEAACRYVEAGIKTAPGLGKGNGPLNHFHSTYTLPFAPGHFIEYLLERPDVAPVWKRYVTHPFVLAMGDGTLPLESFKGYLIQDYLYLTHYARASALAGYKAKKIEDIGAAATIVTHIFHEMELHINYCSGFGISKQDIESCEEKEACTAYTRYVLDIGNSEDWLALQVAMAPCLLGYGDIAKRLFSDPRSKRGGNVYWAWIKNYVEDDYLLALKTGSDLLERHAVLQSPARIDELASIFIHATKMEIAFWEMYSSH, from the exons ATGCCACCTGGAAGaatcctcgtcatcgccgGGTCTGATTCCTCTGGCGGAGC CGGCCTGGAAGCAGACCAAAAAGTCATCGCCGCCCACGGCTGCTACGCCATGACGGCCACCACAGCCCTCACAGCCCAGAACACCCTCGGTGTGCACGACATACACCATGTCCCCGCCGAGTTTCTTCGGAAGCAGATTGATGCTGTTGTGACGGACGTCGGGGTGGATGTTGTCAAGACTG GCATGCTGGCATCAGCTGGGATTATCGAGGCTGTGGCTGAAGTGATTCGGGAATATAAACTCAAGACGGTGGTTGTCGACCCGGTTATGGTTGCCACGACGGGCTCGCCTTTGTTGCCTAATACCTCGCTTTCGCTTCTTAGGGAGAAACTCGTGCCTTTGGCTACGGTTCTCACGCCTAATCTGCCTGAGGCGAGGTTGCTACTTGCTGATGCTGGGTTTGGACACTTGccggtggagaaggtgagtGATTTGGAGGGGATTGCCAGGACGGTGGGGAGTTTAGGGCCGAAGTGGGTTTTGATCAAGGGGGGGCATTGTCCTTTtaatggggaggggatgattgcggcggaggaggggaagagggagaaggtggtggatgtgctttgggggagggatgagaaggggggggaggtgctgaGACGGGTCGAGACGCCTTACTGGGAGAGTAAGCATACGCACGGGACGGGGTGTTCTTTGGCTT CGGCGATTGCGTGTAActtggcgaagaggatggaTATGCCCCAGGCGGTGGAAGCGGCGTGTCGATATGTTGAGGCTGGGATAAAGACTGCGCCGGGactggggaaggggaatggGCCGTTGAACCACTTCCACTCGACGTATACGTTGCCATTCGCGCC GGGCCACTTCATTGAGTACCTGCTCGAAAGACCAGACGTCGCTCCAGTGTGGAAGCGCTATGTCACTCACCCTTTTGTGTTGGCCATGGGCGATGGCACATTGCCGTTGGAGTCGTTCAAGGGGTATTTGATCCAGGATTATCTGTATCTG ACACATTACGCCCGAGCAAGTGCCCTTGCTGGGTATAAAGCCAAAAAGATTGAGGATATCGGCGCCGCTGCTACTATTGTAACACACATCTTCCACGAGATGGAGCTGCACATCAACTACTGCAGCGGCTTCGGTATCTCGAAGCAGGATATCGAGAGCtgcgaggagaaggaagcatGCACGGCGTACACAAGATACGTCTTGGATATCGGCAACTCGGAGGACTGGCTGGCTTTGCAAGTTGCCATGGCCCCGTGCCTCTTGGGGTATGGAGATATCGCCAAGAGGCTGTTTTCTGACCCCAGGTCCAAACGAGGAGGAAATGTTTACTGGGCCTGGATCAAGAACTATGTGGAGGATGACTATCTGCTGGCTCTCAAGACCGGCTCCG ACCTGCTGGAACGACACGCCGTGCTTCAAAGCCCCGCCCGAATAGATGAGCTGGCCAGCATCTTTATCCATGCTACAAAG ATGGAGATTGCGTTCTGGGAAATGTACAGCTCCCATTGA
- the DBP2 gene encoding ATP-dependent RNA helicase dbp2 (EggNog:ENOG503NW4Z; COG:A), whose amino-acid sequence MAALGSGLQKQEWDMSALPKFEKSFYKEHPDVTNRSPAEVEAFRREHSMAITGKDVPRPVQNFDEAGFPRYVMDEVKAQGFPAPTAIQAQGWPMALSGRDVVGIAETGSGKTLTYCLPAIVHINAQPLLAPGDGPIVLILAPTRELAVQIQQEISKFGKSSRIRNTCVYGGVPKGPQIRDLQRGVEVCIATPGRLIDMLESGKTNLRRVTYLVLDEADRMLDMGFEPQIRKIIGQIRPDRQTLMWSATWPKDVRNLASDFLTDFIQVTIGSMDLSANHRITQIVEVVSESEKRDKMIKELEKIMEDKTAENKCLIFTGTKRVADEITRFLRQDGWPALSIHGDKQQNERDWVLDQFKTGKSPIMVATDVASRGIDVRNITHVINYDYPNNSEDYIHRIGRTGRAGAKGTAITYFTTDNAKQARDLVGVLREAKQVIDPRLEEMARYSGGGGGGRYGGYRGRGGGGGWRGGRSHGANGSNAMPLGGKGRW is encoded by the exons ATGGCTGCCCTCGGCTCCGGTCTTCAGAAGCAGGAGTGGGACATGTCCGCGCTTCCCAAGTTCGAAAAGTCCTTTTACAAGGAGCACCCCGATGTCACCAACCGGTCGCccgccgaggttgaggcGTTCAGACGTGAGCACAGCATGGCCATCACTGGCAAGGACGTGCCTCGTCCTGTGCAGAACTTCGATGAGGCCGGTTTCCCCCGCTATGTTATGGACGAGGTGAAGGCCCAAGGCTTCCCTGCTCCCACTGCCATTCAGGCTCAGGGTTGGCCCATGGCTCTCTCCGGTCGCGATGTCGTCGGTATTGCCGAGACTGGTTCCGGAAAGACACTTACTTACTGTCTTCCTGCCATCGTTCACATCAACGCCCAGCCTCTCCTGGCTCCTGGCGATGGTCCCATCGTCTTGATCTTGGCTCCCACTCGTGAGCTTGCTGTTCAGATCCAGCAGGAGATTAGCAAGTTTGGCAAGTCGTCTCGCATTAGAAACACGTGCGTCTACGGTGGCGTGCCCAAGGGTCCCCAGATCCGCGATCTTCAGCGTGGTGTCGAGGTCTGCATTGCCACTCCTGGTCGTCTCATTGACATGTTGGAGTCTGGCAAGACCAACCTTCGTCGCGTCACCTACCTCGTCCTTGATGAGGCTGATCGCATGCTTGACATGGGTTTCGAGCCCCAAATTCGCAAGATCATCGGCCAGATTCGCCCCGATCGTCAAACCCTCATGTGGTCCGCTACCTGGCCCAAGGATGTCCGCAACCTTGCGTCTGACTTTTTGACCGACTTCATCCAGGTCACCATTGGCTCCATGGATCTGTCTGCCAACCACCGCATCACCCAGATTGTCGAGGTCGTTTCCGAGAGCGAGAAGCGCGACAAGATGATCAAGGAGCTCGAAAAGATCATGGAAGACAAGACCGCCGAGAACAAGTGTCTCATCTTCACCGGCACCAAGCGCGTTGCCGATGAGATCACCCGTTTCCTTCGCCAGGATGGCTGGCCCGCCCTCT CTATCCACGGTGACAAGCAGCAGAACGAGCGTGACTGGGTCTTGGACCAGTTCAAGACGGGCAAAAGTCCCATTATGGTTGCCACAGACGTCGCCTCTCGTGGTATCG ATGTGCGCAACATTACTCACGTGATCAACTATGATTATCCCAATAACTCGGAGGATTACATCCATCGTATTGGTAGAACTGGCCGTGCCGGCGCGAAGGGCACAGCCATCACTTACTTCACCACTGACA ATGCTAAGCAGGCGCGTGACCTTGTTGGTGTCCTCAGGGAGGCGAAGCAGGTTATTGACCCTCGTCTCGAGGAGATGGCGCGCtacagcggtggtggtggtggtggccggtATGGTGGTTACCGTGGCcgtggaggcggtggcggctgGCGCGGAG GTCGTTCGCACGGCGCTAATGGCTCCAATGCTATGCCTCTCGGTGGCAAGGGCCGCTGGTAA